Proteins from a genomic interval of Halopseudomonas litoralis:
- a CDS encoding pilin produces MQKGFTLIELMIVVAIIGILAAIALPAYQDYTVRAKMSEVIGFASSARTAVSECAVAEGGLANCGDGASGVDVTEMAAASDYLTSVAIAAGIITLELDWSELGGSGTGDLVYTPTYSAGGVAWECGMSVADDYKYVPNACRNAP; encoded by the coding sequence ATGCAGAAGGGTTTTACTCTTATTGAACTGATGATCGTTGTGGCGATTATTGGTATTTTGGCCGCGATTGCGCTGCCGGCTTATCAGGACTATACGGTTCGCGCCAAAATGTCTGAAGTAATTGGATTCGCATCTTCCGCACGTACCGCGGTAAGCGAATGTGCGGTTGCAGAAGGTGGATTAGCCAACTGTGGCGATGGGGCTTCCGGCGTTGATGTTACTGAAATGGCAGCAGCAAGTGATTATCTGACCAGCGTTGCAATTGCAGCGGGTATAATCACTTTAGAGCTGGACTGGTCCGAGTTGGGTGGAAGCGGTACCGGCGACCTGGTTTATACTCCCACCTACTCCGCAGGTGGCGTGGCTTGGGAGTGCGGCATGAGCGTAGCCGATGACTATAAATATGTGCCTAACGCATGCCGTAACGCACCATAA
- a CDS encoding methionine ABC transporter ATP-binding protein yields MIEFQQVNKAYRVGGRDIPALHATDLTIEAGQVYGIIGHSGAGKSTLLRLINRLEEPSNGRIMVAGEDTTALNAEGLRRFRQRVGMIFQHFNLLSSATVADNVALPLRLAGSANRQQIAARVASLLDRVGLSDHASKYPAQLSGGQKQRVGIARALATEPSILLCDEATSALDPHTTGQVLQLLSEINRELNLTIVLITHEMDVIRRVCDQVAVMDGGRIVEQGTVADVFLHPQHPTTRSFVFGSESAEDQADDFGHVSGQILRLTFQGESTFAPLLGQVARETGVDYSILAGRIDRIRDLPYGQLTLALIGGDLSAARERLAAADVHVEVLRG; encoded by the coding sequence GTGATTGAATTTCAGCAGGTAAACAAAGCCTACCGCGTCGGCGGCCGCGACATACCCGCATTGCATGCCACCGACCTGACCATAGAGGCAGGGCAGGTATATGGCATCATCGGCCATTCCGGCGCGGGCAAAAGTACGCTACTGCGGCTGATAAACCGTCTGGAAGAGCCCAGCAACGGGCGCATTATGGTCGCCGGTGAGGATACCACCGCCCTGAACGCAGAGGGGTTGCGACGCTTCCGGCAACGCGTGGGCATGATCTTCCAGCATTTCAACCTGCTCTCCTCCGCTACCGTCGCCGACAATGTCGCCCTGCCCCTGCGTCTGGCCGGCAGCGCCAATCGTCAGCAGATCGCCGCGCGGGTCGCATCGCTGCTGGACCGAGTCGGCCTCAGCGATCACGCCAGTAAGTACCCGGCGCAACTTTCCGGCGGCCAGAAACAGCGCGTCGGCATCGCCCGCGCGCTGGCCACCGAACCGAGCATCCTGCTGTGCGATGAAGCCACCAGCGCCCTGGATCCGCACACCACTGGCCAGGTGTTGCAACTACTGTCGGAAATCAATCGCGAACTGAACCTGACCATAGTGTTGATCACCCATGAAATGGACGTGATTCGCCGCGTCTGCGATCAGGTCGCGGTGATGGATGGTGGGCGTATCGTCGAGCAGGGCACGGTCGCTGACGTCTTCCTGCATCCACAGCACCCGACTACGCGCAGCTTCGTCTTCGGCAGCGAATCCGCTGAAGACCAAGCGGATGACTTCGGACACGTGTCAGGACAGATCCTGCGTCTGACCTTTCAGGGCGAATCCACTTTCGCTCCCCTGCTGGGGCAGGTTGCCCGGGAAACCGGCGTGGATTACAGCATTCTTGCCGGACGTATCGATCGCATCCGCGATCTGCCCTATGGCCAATTGACCCTGGCGCTGATTGGCGGCGATCTGTCCGCTGCGCGCGAGCGCCTGGCCGCTGCCGATGTGCATGTTGAGGTATTACGCGGATGA
- the tnpA gene encoding IS66-like element accessory protein TnpA, whose translation MSTVSVGKPYQKRRRHSQEFKASIVATCHEPGASVSRIALDNALNANLVRRWISESRRTDNTLTSVPAFVPVNLPAPSTVANSHPRNNIRIEIPHVGGAVVVEWPADQAHQCAALLRDLLR comes from the coding sequence ATGAGCACTGTAAGCGTAGGCAAGCCCTACCAAAAACGCCGTCGCCATTCCCAGGAGTTCAAGGCCAGCATCGTTGCAACCTGCCATGAACCGGGTGCCTCCGTCTCACGCATTGCGCTGGATAACGCCCTCAACGCCAATCTGGTGCGGCGCTGGATCAGTGAGTCGCGACGAACCGATAACACGCTCACTTCAGTGCCCGCGTTCGTTCCGGTTAACCTGCCAGCTCCGTCGACTGTTGCAAACAGTCACCCGCGCAACAACATCCGTATCGAGATACCCCATGTTGGTGGCGCTGTTGTCGTGGAGTGGCCTGCCGACCAGGCTCACCAGTGCGCGGCCTTGTTACGCGATCTGTTGCGGTGA
- the ssb gene encoding single-stranded DNA-binding protein, whose product MARGINKVILIGNVGGDPEVRYMPNGNAVSNVTLATTDSWKDKQSGQQQERTEWHRVVFFGRLAEIVGEYVRKGSKLYIEGRLQTREWEKDGVKRYTTEIVVDIGGQMQLLDGRPQGGEGMAPRPQQSRPAPQRQAAPQQQAQQPAQQPQAQQMPDYDSFDDDIPF is encoded by the coding sequence ATGGCCAGAGGCATCAACAAAGTAATCCTGATCGGTAACGTGGGTGGGGACCCGGAAGTACGCTACATGCCTAACGGCAATGCGGTGTCCAACGTCACCCTGGCGACGACCGACAGCTGGAAGGATAAGCAGTCCGGTCAGCAGCAAGAGCGTACCGAGTGGCACCGGGTGGTGTTCTTCGGCCGCCTGGCGGAAATCGTCGGCGAATACGTGCGCAAGGGCTCCAAGCTGTACATCGAAGGTCGCTTGCAGACCCGCGAATGGGAAAAGGACGGCGTGAAGCGCTACACCACCGAGATCGTGGTTGATATCGGCGGTCAGATGCAGCTGCTTGACGGCCGCCCCCAGGGCGGCGAAGGCATGGCTCCGCGCCCGCAGCAGTCGCGCCCGGCACCTCAGCGTCAGGCAGCGCCGCAACAGCAGGCTCAGCAGCCAGCGCAGCAACCTCAGGCGCAGCAGATGCCTGATTACGACAGCTTTGATGATGATATTCCGTTCTGA
- a CDS encoding methionine ABC transporter permease, with the protein MTEFFTNIDWYDIWIATLDTLLMLGGSLFFTVLLGLPLGILLFLTGPRQMFERNGLYAVLSLIVNALRSLPFIILLIVMIPFTKFLTGTSLGVAGAIPPLVVGATPFFARLVETALREVDRGIIEATQSMGASTRQIITRALLPEARPGIIAAVTVIAITLVSYTAMAGVVGGGGLGDLAIRYGYQRFQTDVMIVTVVLLLVLVQILQSIGDRLVVHYSRK; encoded by the coding sequence ATGACCGAATTCTTTACCAACATCGACTGGTACGATATCTGGATCGCCACCCTGGACACCCTGCTGATGCTCGGCGGCTCCCTGTTCTTCACCGTACTGCTGGGCTTGCCGCTGGGCATCCTGCTGTTCCTGACCGGTCCGCGACAGATGTTCGAGCGTAATGGCCTTTACGCCGTGCTGTCGCTGATCGTCAACGCTCTGCGCTCACTGCCCTTCATCATTCTGCTGATCGTGATGATCCCCTTCACCAAGTTTCTCACCGGCACCTCACTGGGCGTCGCAGGCGCCATTCCACCTCTGGTGGTTGGCGCCACGCCGTTTTTCGCCCGTCTGGTTGAAACCGCCCTGCGCGAAGTGGACCGCGGCATCATCGAAGCGACCCAATCCATGGGCGCGAGCACCCGCCAGATCATTACTCGCGCCTTGCTGCCCGAAGCGCGCCCGGGCATCATCGCTGCGGTAACAGTGATCGCCATTACTCTGGTTTCCTATACGGCGATGGCCGGTGTAGTCGGCGGCGGCGGCCTCGGCGACCTCGCCATCCGCTATGGCTATCAGCGCTTCCAGACGGATGTCATGATCGTCACTGTTGTGTTGTTGCTGGTACTGGTGCAAATTCTGCAAAGTATCGGCGACCGCCTGGTCGTACACTATTCACGTAAATAA
- the tnpB gene encoding IS66 family insertion sequence element accessory protein TnpB (TnpB, as the term is used for proteins encoded by IS66 family insertion elements, is considered an accessory protein, since TnpC, encoded by a neighboring gene, is a DDE family transposase.) — MIRIDEIWLATEPLDMRAGPDKALARVIQVFGAARPHCAYLFANKRGNRMKVLIHDGLGIWLCARRLNRGKFHWAEAWRGDRVNLTDEQLVALAQGLPWQRMGDAGVISML, encoded by the coding sequence GTGATCCGCATCGATGAGATCTGGCTGGCGACTGAACCGCTGGATATGCGCGCCGGTCCGGACAAGGCCTTGGCACGTGTTATCCAGGTCTTCGGTGCAGCCAGACCACACTGCGCTTACCTGTTTGCCAACAAGCGCGGCAACCGGATGAAGGTATTGATTCACGATGGCCTGGGGATCTGGTTATGTGCCAGGCGCCTTAATCGCGGCAAGTTCCACTGGGCTGAAGCCTGGCGCGGTGACCGAGTGAACCTGACAGACGAGCAGTTGGTTGCACTGGCTCAAGGGCTGCCTTGGCAGCGCATGGGTGATGCCGGGGTCATCTCAATGCTGTAA
- the uvrA gene encoding excinuclease ABC subunit UvrA, producing MDTILIRGARTHNLKNIDLDLPRDKLIVITGLSGSGKSSLAFDTLYAEGQRRYVESLSAYARQFLSMMEKPDVDHIEGLSPAISIEQKSTSHNPRSTVGTITEIYDYLRLLFARVGEPRCPDHDLPLAAQTVSQMVDQVLARPEGSKLMLLAPVMRERKGEHLALLDELRAQGFVRARINGRIYDLDEAPALEKTRKHTIEVVVDRFKVRGDLQLRLAESFETTLNLADGIAIVAPMEGEEGEEVTFSARFACPQCGHSISELEPRLFSFNNPAGACPGCDGLGVKQFFDNRRLVNGESTLAEGAIRGWDRRNVYYFQMLSSLAQHYGIDLDQPFDDLSDKHRKLILNGTGTDKVPFRYLNDRGDIVKREHPFEGIVPNLERRYRETESQSVREELSKYLSTQPCPDCHGTRLRREARHVFIDERNLSGITTMPVGAAAEYFEQLTLPGSRGEIAEKILKEIRARLMFLVNVGLDYLALDRSADTLSGGEAQRIRLASQIGAGLVGVMYILDEPSIGLHQRDNERLLGTLIHLRDLGNTVIVVEHDEDAIRLADYVVDIGPGAGVHGGQIVAHGTPEQVMNDPASLTGKYLSGAVKIPVPAERTPVRKDQWLRLKGACGNNLQKVNLEIPVGLMTCVTGVSGSGKSTLINNTLYPIAATALNGATTLDPAPHSSFDGLQHLDKVVDIDQSPIGRTPRSNPATYTGLFTPIRELFAGTQEARSRGYKAGRFSFNVKGGRCEACQGDGLIKVEMHFLPDIYVPCDVCKSKRYNRETLEIKYKGKSIHEVLEMTIEEARAFFDAVPALARKLQTLMDVGLSYVRLGQSATTLSGGEAQRVKLARELSKRDTGKTLYILDEPTTGLHFADIQQLLDVLHRLRDHGNTLVVIEHNLDVIKTADWIVDVGPEGGSKGGQIIATGTPEQVAAMAHSHTGQFLGPLLERDREK from the coding sequence GTGGATACAATTCTGATACGTGGGGCTCGTACCCACAACCTGAAGAACATTGATCTGGACCTGCCGCGCGACAAACTGATCGTCATCACCGGACTGTCCGGCTCGGGCAAGTCCTCGCTGGCGTTCGACACCCTGTATGCCGAGGGTCAGCGCCGCTATGTGGAATCCCTGTCGGCCTATGCCCGGCAGTTCCTGTCGATGATGGAAAAGCCCGACGTCGATCATATCGAAGGCCTGTCCCCGGCGATTTCCATCGAGCAGAAGTCCACCTCACACAATCCACGTTCCACCGTCGGTACCATCACCGAGATCTACGATTACCTGCGCCTGCTGTTCGCCCGAGTCGGCGAGCCGCGCTGCCCGGATCATGATCTGCCATTGGCCGCGCAAACAGTCAGCCAGATGGTCGATCAGGTGCTGGCCCGCCCCGAAGGCAGCAAACTCATGCTGCTGGCGCCGGTCATGCGTGAACGCAAAGGCGAGCATCTGGCCCTGCTCGACGAGCTGCGTGCCCAGGGTTTCGTGCGCGCTCGCATCAATGGCCGCATCTACGACCTGGATGAAGCGCCGGCGTTGGAGAAGACCCGCAAGCACACCATCGAAGTGGTGGTCGACCGTTTCAAGGTGCGCGGGGACCTGCAGCTGCGTCTGGCCGAATCCTTCGAGACCACCTTGAATCTGGCCGACGGCATTGCCATTGTCGCCCCCATGGAAGGCGAAGAAGGCGAGGAAGTCACCTTCAGCGCCCGCTTTGCCTGCCCCCAGTGCGGTCATTCGATCAGCGAACTGGAACCGCGCCTGTTTTCCTTCAACAATCCCGCCGGTGCCTGCCCCGGCTGCGATGGCCTGGGGGTCAAGCAGTTCTTCGACAATCGCCGTCTGGTCAACGGTGAGTCGACGCTGGCCGAAGGCGCGATTCGCGGCTGGGACCGACGCAACGTTTACTACTTTCAGATGCTCAGTTCGCTGGCCCAACATTACGGTATCGACCTGGACCAGCCCTTTGATGACCTGAGCGACAAGCACCGCAAACTGATTCTGAATGGCACCGGCACTGACAAGGTGCCCTTCCGCTACCTCAATGACCGTGGCGACATCGTCAAGCGCGAGCATCCATTCGAAGGTATTGTCCCCAATCTGGAGCGCCGCTACCGGGAGACGGAATCACAGAGCGTGCGCGAGGAGCTGAGCAAGTACCTGAGTACCCAGCCCTGCCCAGACTGCCACGGCACGCGCCTGCGCCGCGAGGCACGGCATGTGTTCATCGACGAGCGCAACCTGTCCGGCATAACCACCATGCCGGTCGGCGCCGCGGCGGAGTATTTCGAGCAACTCACCCTGCCGGGTAGCCGCGGTGAAATTGCCGAGAAGATCCTCAAGGAAATTCGCGCGCGACTGATGTTCCTGGTCAACGTCGGGCTCGACTATCTGGCCCTGGACCGCAGCGCCGACACCCTGTCCGGTGGTGAGGCCCAGCGCATTCGCCTGGCCAGCCAGATCGGCGCCGGCCTGGTGGGCGTCATGTACATTCTCGATGAGCCCTCCATTGGCCTGCATCAACGCGATAACGAGCGCCTGCTCGGCACTTTGATTCACCTGCGCGACCTGGGCAACACGGTGATCGTCGTCGAGCATGACGAAGATGCCATTCGTCTGGCCGACTACGTGGTCGATATCGGCCCGGGCGCCGGGGTGCATGGCGGGCAGATCGTGGCGCACGGCACACCGGAGCAGGTCATGAACGACCCCGCTTCGCTGACCGGCAAATACCTGTCCGGCGCAGTGAAGATTCCCGTACCGGCCGAGCGCACGCCGGTACGCAAGGACCAGTGGCTACGCCTGAAAGGCGCCTGCGGCAATAACCTGCAGAAGGTCAATCTGGAGATCCCGGTCGGCCTGATGACCTGCGTGACCGGCGTATCCGGCTCGGGCAAATCGACACTGATCAACAACACCCTGTACCCGATCGCCGCCACAGCCCTGAACGGCGCCACCACGCTGGACCCAGCGCCCCATTCCAGCTTTGATGGATTGCAGCACCTGGACAAGGTGGTGGATATCGACCAGAGCCCGATCGGCCGCACACCGCGCTCCAACCCGGCCACTTACACCGGGCTGTTCACCCCGATTCGCGAATTGTTTGCCGGCACCCAGGAAGCCCGATCCCGCGGCTACAAGGCCGGACGCTTCTCCTTCAACGTCAAGGGCGGGCGCTGCGAAGCCTGTCAGGGTGACGGATTGATCAAGGTGGAAATGCATTTTCTGCCTGATATCTACGTGCCTTGCGATGTGTGCAAGAGCAAGCGCTACAACCGCGAGACATTGGAGATCAAGTACAAGGGCAAGAGCATTCATGAAGTGCTGGAGATGACCATTGAGGAGGCCCGCGCCTTCTTCGATGCGGTGCCGGCACTGGCGCGCAAACTGCAGACGTTGATGGATGTAGGCCTGTCCTACGTGCGTCTCGGCCAGTCCGCCACCACCCTGTCCGGCGGTGAAGCGCAACGCGTCAAGCTGGCGCGGGAACTGTCCAAGCGCGATACCGGCAAGACTCTGTACATCCTCGACGAGCCTACCACCGGCCTGCACTTTGCCGATATCCAACAGTTGCTGGACGTGCTGCATCGTCTGCGCGATCACGGCAATACCCTGGTGGTCATCGAGCACAACCTGGACGTGATCAAGACCGCGGACTGGATCGTCGATGTCGGCCCCGAAGGCGGCTCCAAGGGCGGTCAGATCATCGCCACAGGCACACCGGAGCAGGTTGCCGCCATGGCGCACTCGCACACCGGGCAGTTTCTCGGGCCGTTGCTGGAACGCGACAGGGAAAAATAA
- a CDS encoding MFS transporter, which translates to MYPADTMSSQERRAASSLAAVFAFRMLGLFMVLPVLATYGQDLQGATPLLIGMAIGAYGITQAFLQIPFGMLSDRIGRKPVIIGGLLLFALGGLLAAQADSIVGVIAGRVLQGAGAIAAAIMALVADLTRDQHRTKAMAMIGMSIGLSFAVAMVVGPLIAGAAGLPGVFYTTAVLALVGIALVALVVPTPVQALHHRDAGVAKGAFLPALRNFDLLRLNYGIAVLHALLMACFVAIPLALQEQAGLPRESHWWVYLTALLLSFVGMVPLIIYAERQRKIKRVVLSAILLLALVQPMMWLSMDSLPWLVAAIVLFFVAFNVLEATLPSLLSKIAPAGSKGTAMGIYSTSQFAGAALGGVLGGAVYGSFGLIGVFVCCALLALSWFGIGVTMAEPPYVTSLRLALAPTLVRDEALHRRILDVPGVAEAVIVAEEAAAYIKVDTQVLDREQLDRIVNPV; encoded by the coding sequence ATGTACCCGGCAGACACCATGTCGTCCCAAGAGCGTCGCGCTGCTTCGTCCCTGGCTGCGGTTTTTGCCTTTCGCATGCTCGGGCTGTTCATGGTATTGCCGGTGCTGGCGACCTACGGGCAGGATCTTCAGGGCGCCACGCCATTGCTGATCGGCATGGCCATCGGCGCCTACGGCATCACCCAGGCGTTTCTGCAGATTCCCTTCGGCATGCTGTCGGACCGTATCGGCCGCAAGCCGGTGATCATCGGTGGTCTGCTGCTGTTTGCCCTGGGCGGCCTGTTGGCAGCCCAGGCTGACAGTATCGTCGGTGTCATTGCCGGGCGTGTGTTGCAAGGCGCAGGCGCCATCGCCGCAGCGATCATGGCGCTGGTCGCCGATCTGACCCGGGACCAGCACCGTACCAAGGCCATGGCGATGATCGGCATGAGTATTGGTCTGTCATTTGCCGTGGCCATGGTCGTCGGGCCGCTGATCGCCGGGGCAGCAGGCCTGCCGGGGGTGTTCTATACGACGGCGGTGCTGGCGCTGGTGGGCATCGCGCTGGTTGCGCTGGTGGTGCCGACGCCAGTGCAGGCGCTGCATCATCGTGACGCCGGGGTGGCCAAGGGCGCTTTTCTGCCGGCACTGCGCAATTTCGATCTGCTGCGCTTGAACTATGGTATCGCCGTTCTACATGCGCTGCTCATGGCCTGTTTCGTGGCCATCCCCCTGGCGCTGCAGGAGCAGGCTGGGCTGCCGCGTGAGAGCCACTGGTGGGTCTACCTGACCGCGCTGCTGCTGTCCTTTGTCGGCATGGTGCCGTTGATCATCTATGCCGAGCGCCAACGCAAGATCAAGCGTGTGGTGCTGAGTGCGATTCTGCTGCTGGCGCTGGTGCAGCCGATGATGTGGCTGAGCATGGATTCGTTACCTTGGCTGGTGGCCGCCATAGTATTGTTTTTTGTTGCTTTCAATGTGCTGGAGGCGACCTTGCCGTCTCTGCTCAGCAAGATTGCACCGGCGGGCAGCAAGGGTACGGCCATGGGCATCTATTCCACCAGCCAGTTCGCCGGCGCGGCCCTCGGTGGTGTGCTGGGTGGCGCGGTTTACGGGAGCTTCGGCCTGATCGGGGTGTTCGTCTGCTGCGCATTGCTGGCGCTGTCCTGGTTCGGAATTGGTGTTACCATGGCCGAGCCTCCGTACGTTACCAGCCTTCGCCTGGCGTTGGCCCCGACGCTGGTTCGGGATGAGGCGTTGCACCGGAGAATACTGGACGTACCGGGAGTGGCCGAGGCAGTTATCGTGGCTGAGGAAGCAGCCGCTTACATCAAAGTCGATACACAGGTGCTGGATCGCGAACAACTGGACCGGATCGTCAATCCGGTCTGA
- a CDS encoding MetQ/NlpA family ABC transporter substrate-binding protein, with amino-acid sequence MKKIVAVLALATAFGAHAAEKLSIAATAVPHAEILEFVKPGLASQGVDLDIKVFTDYVQPNLQVAEGRLDANFFQHKPYLDEFNKGRGTNLVSVANVHVEPFGIYSGKLKSLDEISNRATVAIPNDATNGGRALLLLDKAGVITLKDKSNILATPRDIEDNPHKLRIRELEAATLPRVLDQVDLALINTNYALEAGLKPTEDALAIEGDDSPYANILVTRAQNAEDEAVQKLVKALQSDEVKAFIEEKYKGAVVPAF; translated from the coding sequence ATGAAAAAGATTGTCGCTGTTCTGGCCCTGGCCACTGCCTTCGGTGCCCATGCCGCAGAGAAACTGAGCATCGCCGCCACCGCCGTACCCCACGCCGAGATTCTCGAGTTCGTCAAACCCGGCCTGGCCAGCCAGGGCGTGGATCTGGATATCAAGGTATTCACTGATTACGTACAGCCTAACCTGCAGGTCGCAGAAGGCCGCCTGGATGCCAACTTCTTTCAGCACAAACCCTACCTTGATGAGTTCAACAAAGGTCGCGGCACCAATCTGGTCAGCGTTGCCAACGTGCACGTAGAGCCCTTCGGCATCTACTCCGGCAAGCTCAAATCACTGGACGAAATCTCCAACCGCGCCACCGTCGCCATCCCCAACGATGCCACCAATGGCGGTCGCGCCTTGCTGCTGCTGGACAAGGCTGGCGTGATCACTCTGAAAGACAAATCCAACATCCTCGCCACCCCGCGTGATATCGAGGATAACCCGCACAAACTGCGCATTCGCGAGCTGGAAGCAGCCACCCTGCCCCGCGTTCTCGATCAGGTGGATCTGGCACTGATCAATACCAACTACGCTCTGGAAGCCGGCCTGAAACCCACCGAAGACGCACTGGCCATCGAGGGTGATGACTCACCCTACGCCAACATTCTGGTAACCCGTGCGCAGAATGCCGAGGACGAAGCCGTGCAGAAGCTGGTGAAAGCATTGCAGAGTGACGAAGTGAAGGCGTTTATCGAAGAGAAATACAAGGGCGCTGTTGTTCCTGCGTTCTGA
- a CDS encoding catalase produces MTDKPRLTTVAGAPVAENQNVMTAGPRGPMLLQDVWFLEKLAHFDREVIPERRMHAKGSGAFGEFVVTHDISKYTKARLFADVGKKTPMFARFSTVAGERGAADAERDIRGAALKFYTEQGNWDLVGNNTPVFFFRDPLKFPDLNHAVKRDPRTNMRNANNNWDFWTGLPEALHQITYVMGDRGIPAGYRHMHLFGSHTYSFISADNQRYWVKFHFKTQQGIKNLTDEQAAAVVAGDRESSQRDLYDAIENSDFPRWTMFVQIMPEADAANYRFHPFDLTKVWSKQDYPLIEVGYMELNRNPDNYFRDVEQAAFTPANVVPGISFSPDRMLQGRLFSYGDAQRYRLGVNHHQIPVNAPRCPVHSYHRDGAMRVDGNQGSRLHYEPNTYGEWQEQPDFSEPPMALEGAAARYDYRAEDADYFTQPGNLFSLMTADAQQRLFQNTARAMNGVERHIMIRHITHCYKADPAYGKGVATALGVSMSEVPV; encoded by the coding sequence ATGACTGACAAGCCAAGACTTACCACGGTGGCAGGTGCCCCGGTTGCTGAGAACCAGAACGTGATGACCGCCGGTCCGCGGGGGCCGATGTTGCTGCAGGATGTCTGGTTTCTGGAGAAGCTCGCGCATTTCGATCGCGAAGTAATTCCTGAGCGGCGGATGCACGCCAAAGGCTCAGGCGCTTTCGGCGAGTTCGTGGTAACTCACGATATCAGCAAATACACTAAGGCGCGGCTTTTCGCCGACGTGGGCAAGAAGACTCCGATGTTCGCCCGCTTCTCCACCGTCGCCGGTGAGCGCGGCGCGGCGGATGCCGAGCGGGATATCCGCGGTGCGGCGCTGAAGTTCTACACCGAACAGGGCAACTGGGATCTGGTTGGTAACAACACCCCAGTGTTCTTCTTCCGCGACCCGCTGAAATTCCCCGACCTGAACCATGCGGTCAAGCGCGACCCGCGCACCAACATGCGCAACGCCAATAACAACTGGGACTTCTGGACCGGTTTGCCAGAAGCGCTGCATCAGATTACCTATGTGATGGGCGACCGCGGTATTCCGGCTGGCTACCGCCATATGCATCTGTTTGGCTCGCACACTTACAGTTTCATCAGTGCCGACAACCAGCGCTACTGGGTCAAATTCCACTTCAAGACCCAGCAGGGCATCAAGAACCTGACCGACGAACAAGCCGCTGCGGTGGTAGCAGGAGACCGCGAAAGCTCTCAGCGGGACTTGTACGATGCGATCGAGAATAGCGACTTCCCGCGCTGGACCATGTTCGTACAGATCATGCCGGAGGCGGATGCGGCGAACTACCGTTTTCATCCGTTCGATCTGACCAAGGTTTGGTCGAAGCAGGATTACCCGTTGATTGAGGTGGGCTACATGGAGCTGAACCGCAACCCGGACAACTACTTCCGGGATGTGGAGCAGGCCGCCTTTACGCCGGCCAACGTGGTGCCGGGCATCAGTTTCTCGCCGGACCGTATGTTGCAGGGTCGTCTGTTCTCCTACGGCGACGCACAGCGTTACCGTCTGGGTGTGAACCACCACCAGATCCCGGTGAATGCACCGCGCTGCCCGGTGCACAGCTACCATCGTGATGGTGCAATGCGTGTCGACGGCAACCAGGGTAGCCGCCTGCACTACGAGCCGAACACCTATGGCGAATGGCAGGAGCAGCCTGACTTCAGCGAGCCGCCCATGGCTCTGGAAGGCGCTGCCGCCCGCTACGACTATCGTGCAGAGGATGCTGACTACTTCACTCAGCCCGGCAACCTGTTCAGCCTGATGACAGCTGACGCGCAGCAGCGGTTGTTCCAGAATACAGCGCGAGCCATGAATGGAGTTGAGCGCCATATCATGATTCGCCACATCACTCATTGCTACAAGGCCGATCCGGCTTACGGCAAAGGAGTGGCCACAGCGCTTGGAGTGTCGATGTCTGAAGTGCCGGTCTGA